In a genomic window of Strix aluco isolate bStrAlu1 chromosome 3, bStrAlu1.hap1, whole genome shotgun sequence:
- the DLK2 gene encoding protein delta homolog 2, with product MLRSFCLQLMSLVWILLAHHQLAQGDDCSERCNLAHGCCDQDGKCRCDPGWEGEYCEECVRMPGCLHGTCHQPWQCICHTGWAGKFCDKDIHICKHQSPCQNGGQCIYDRDGEYSCLCPEGFHGRDCEMKTGPCEKAGSPCKNGGQCQDENGFASNFTCRCLAGFVGALCENNVDDCLMRPCANGATCHDGINRFSCQCQVGFEGRFCTININDCASQPCKNGAKCYDRINDYDCLCPDRFTGKTCEISIPEPTWAPPYHPVNHENGGGVKSTTSEMPVVTQPEPVRTAVTGRRVANHSEKEPGGGLLKISVKEVVTQRDSGLSEAQLVTVLVFGVLTAVLVLITVVLILRNWQRGRQRSNWCQSPSQAARKLQDQECQVGMLNTILIEPRKTTEL from the exons ATGCTCAGGAGCTTCTGTCTCCAGCTCATGTCCTTGGTTTGGATCCTCTTGGCCCATCACCAGCTTGCCCAAG GTGATGACTGCAGCGAGCGCTGTAATCTCGCCCACGGCTGCTGTGACCAGGATGGGAAGTGCAG GTGTGATCCAGGCTGGGAGGGCGAGTACTGCGAGGAGTGCGTGCGTATGCCGGGGTGTCTCCATGGGACATGCCACCAGCCTTGGCAGTGCATCTGTCACACTGGCTGGGCCGGCAAGTTCTGTGACAAAG acATACACATCTGCAAACACCAATCCCCATGCCAGAACGGGGGTCAGTGCATCTACGATCGAGATGGGGAATATTCCTGTCTATGTCCAGAAGGCTTCCACGGAAGGGACTGTGAGATGAAGACGGGACCATGTGAGAAGGCAGG GTCTCCGTGCAAGAATGGGGGGCAGTGTCAAGACGAAAACGGCTTTGCCAGCAACTTCACCTGCCGGTGCCTCGCTGGCTTCGTGGGGGCTCTCTGTGAGAACAACGTGGACGACTGCCTGATGCGTCCCTGTGCCAACGGTGCCACCTGCCACGACGGGATCAACCGCTTCTCCTGCCAGTGCCAGGTAGGCTTCGAAGGGCGTTTCTGCACCATCAACATCAACGACTGCGCCAGCCAGCCGTGCAAAAACGGGGCAAAGTGTTATGACCGCATCAATGACTATGACTGCTTGTGTCCCGACCGTTTCACTGGAAAAACCTGCGAGATCTCCATCCCTGAGCCCACCTGGGCTCCCCCCTACCACCCTGTGAACCATGAGAATGGTGGGGGTGTGAAAAGCACCACCAGCGAGATGCCAGTGGTAACACAGCCAGAGCCTGTCAGGACTGCGGTCACAGGGCGGCGCGTGGCCAACCACAGCGAGAAAGAGCCAGGGGGAGGGTTGTTGAAAATCTCCGTGAAGGAGGTGGTGACCCAAAGGGACTCGGGGCTGAGCGAAGCCCAGCTGGTGACAGTGCTGGTGTTCGGGGTGCTGACAGCAGTGCTGGTCCTCATCACCGTTGTGCTAATACTGAGGAACTGGCAGAGGGGCCGTCAGAGGTCAAACTGGTGCCAAAGCCCTTCTCAGGCTGCAAGGAAGCTCCAAGACCAGGAGTGTCAGGTGGGCATGCTCAACACCATCCTGATCGAGCCCAGGAAGACAACAGAGCTGTGA
- the ABCC10 gene encoding ATP-binding cassette sub-family C member 10 isoform X1: MENILAGLCGTSPEDPLPVWVHGSVGHCFNQLTLNVIPHVILAVVSACFLGTPRSGSRVPCRPGWGCRITSSFILAGLFLADTIPATIFQQELGPVYLELLANGTGALTWLTHGLALLMLFRSIHSSTRGPVALALLALLPLPSLIITLVWYYQSGTAWSPAHPAASSRFAILCLQLASLLVYVIACLFPTAGRQDFLSINHSWQDDQLVSEPGIPVPDQQRVAEDGESWLSRFFYVWMNPLMKCGYQWKLNKPQDVYVLPRKLQAARVCDRFYSCWQKKAALHQVEEETVSLTSPIIAGGDGSSDAPDSLHRAQEAVRLFSVLHAAFGLRFYSLGLLKLAGNLLGFSGPLLLNLLVNFMESRQEPLSHGVLYALGLFAGSFLGALLRNQFSYEVNKVMLMVRAAVISAIYRKALRVSSTSLTRFTVGEIVNFMSTDASRLVNFCLSFHEVWSLPFQFAITLYLLYEQVGVAFLGGLALALLLVPINKVIANRIMMNNKEMLKHKDTRVKLMTEFLCGIRVIKFYAWEKHLSTRINACRAKELQKLRAIKYLDAVCVYLWAALPVVVSIAIFITYVLLGHQLTATKVFTALALVGMLILPLNSFPWVLNGTLEAKVSLDRIQRFLELVDQDLEAYYALDSPSGTAAAVEMQCAAFSWAPVEEESTRQPLSTGTLQLHVENLSVRKGMLLGVVGKVGSGKSSLLAAITGELIKQGGRVYVCDLEQGFGLATQEPWIQFTTVRENILFGREYDARLYEEVVEACALSEDLNILPAGDQTEVGENGVTLSGGQKARIALARAVYQEKELYLLDDPLAAVDADVANHLMQKCILGVLKHKTRILCTHRTEFLEKADALLLIDNGTIVKTGTPADILPLVEAFPKFKHMDKRQKDKAPDEQGQEEAIETEADESTQNNYLIHKEEEKKEGAVAFQVYKAYWMAVGSCLALSILFSLLLMQASRNISDWWLSHWISSISQTANTSVMVCSTSPPSPELLLFSVVGLVSPIQALDTTPVPSNGSLDVNFYLIVYGSIAGANSLFTILRAFLFAYGTICAATVIHNRLLQRALKATVTFFDTTPTGRILNRFSSDLYCVDDSLPFILNIFLANMYGLLGMLVIITYGLPWIGLVLLPLAALYFSIQRYYRRTSRELKRLYSVTLSPIYTHFSETLSGLSSIRAMRATQRFELENQLRLEQNQRCLFASNTAMQWLDIRLQMIGVAVVTAIAGIAIIQHQKQLGNPGLVGLALSYALSVTNLLSGLISSFTLTETMMVSVERTEEYTTDIPTEPQDKLVQVAADWPSQGLVEFQQVVLAYRAGLPNALDGVSFTVYPGEKVGIVGRTGSGKSTLFLALFRMLELKSGRILLDGVDSQLVGLEELRSRLAIIPQDPFLFSGSIRENLDPQGKRTDAELHEVLEQCHLQDAVTQMGGLDSELGERGKSLSLGQRQLVCLARALLTQAKVLCIDEATASVDQKTDQLLQQTIRQRFADKTVLTIAHRLNTILDSDRVLVMQAGKVAELDSPTRLSQKDGSLFQRLLHSGQQ; this comes from the exons ATGGAGAACATCCTGGCTGGTTTGTGTGGGACCAGCCCAGAAGATCCACTCCCTGTGTGGGTTCATGGCAGCGTTGGCCATTGCTTTAATCAGCTGACATTAAATGTGATTCCTCATGTGATCCTTGCAGTGGTCAGTGCCTGCTTCCTTGGCACTCCAAG ATCTGGCTCCAGGGTGCCTTGCAggccaggctgggggtgcagaaTCACCTCCTCCTTCATACTTGCTGGCCTATTCCTTGCCGATACCATCCCAGCCACCATttttcagcaggagctgggcccTGTGTACCTGGAATTGCTGGCCAATGGCACTGGTGCCCTGACATGGCTCACGCACGGCCTCGCTCTTCTCATGCTCTTCAGGTCCATTCACAGCTCTACCAGGGGCCCGGTGGCCCTGGCTCTCCTCGCTCTCTTACCCCTGCCTTCCCTCATCATCACGCTGGTGTGGTACTACCAAAGTGGGACGGCTTGgtcccctgcccaccctgctgcctcctccaggTTCGCCATTCTCTGTCTGCAGCTGGCCTCTCTGCTTGTGTATGTGATCGCCTGCCTCTTCCCCACCGCTGGCAGGCAAGACTTCCTCTCCATCAATCACTCCTGGCAAGACGACCAGCTTGTCTCAGAGCCAGGGATCCCAGTGCCTGATCAGCAGAGAGTAGCGGAAGATGGTGAGAGCTGGCTCTCACGCTTCTTTTATGTTTGGATGAACCCTCTTATGAAATGTGGCTATCAATGGAAGCTGAACAAGCCACAGGATGTCTATGTGCTTCCTCGAAAGCTCCAGGCTGCCAGGGTCTGTGATCGGTTCTACTCTTGCTGGCAGAAGAAGGCAGCTCTGCACCAAGTAGAGGAGGAGACAGTGTCTCTTACTAGCCCAATCATTGCTGGAGGTGATGGGAGTAGTGATGCCCCGGACAGCTTGCACCGTGCCCAGGAGGCTGTGCGACTCTTCTCAGTCCTTCATGCAGCCTTTGGGCTTCGTTTCTACTCTCTTGGACTTCTCAAGCTGGCCGGCAACCTGCTGGGTTTCTCGGGTCCTCTGCTTCTGAACCTGCTGGTGAACTTCATGGAGTCACGACAAGAGCCCCTGAGCCATGGGGTGCTCTATGCCCTCGGGCTCTTTGCTGGCTCCTTTCTGGGCGCTCTCTTGCGGAACCAGTTCAGCTATGAGGTGAACAAGGTGATGCTGATGGTGCGGGCCGCCGTCATCTCTGCCATCTACCGCAAGGCTCTGCGTGTCAGCAGCACCAGCCTTACCCGCTTCACCGTGGGGGAAATTGTCAACTTCATGAGCACAGACGCTAGCAGGTTGGTCAACTTCTGCCTCAGCTTCCACGAGGTATGGAGCCTGCCTTTCCAGTTTGCCATTACCCTCTACCTCCTCTACGAGCAAGTGGGGGTAGCCTTTCTGGGAGGCTTggccctggcactgctgcttgTGCCCATCAACAAGGTCATAGCAAACCGCATCATGATGAACAACAAGGAGATGCTGAAACACAAAGACACACGGGTCAAG CTAATGACAGAGTTCCTGTGTGGCATTCGTGTGATCAAGTTTTATGCCTGGGAGAAGCACCTCAGCACCAGGATAAATGCCTGCCGGGCTAAAGAGCTGCAGAAGTTACGAGCCATCAAGTACTTGGATGCTGTGTGCGTGTATCTGTGGGCAGCACTGCCTGTTGTTGTCTCCATTGCCATCTTCATCACCTATGTCCTGTTGGGTCACCAGCTCACTGCCACGAAG GTGTTCACAGCATTGGCCCTTGTTGGGATGCTTATTCTCCCCCTCAACAGCTTCCCATGGGTGTTGAATGGGACCTTGGAAGCCAAAGTTTCCCTGGATCGAATCCAGCGTTTCCTTGAACTCGTGGACCAGGACCTGGAAGCTTATTATGCCCTAG ATAGCCCTTCAGGTACTGCTGCTGCCGTGGAGATGCAATGTGCAGCCTTCTCATGGGCACCAGTTGAGGAGGAAAGCACCAGGCAGCCCTTATCCACAGGCACTCTGCAACTGCACGTTGAGAACCTGTCAGTGAGGAAG GGGATGCTCCTGGGGGTTGTTGGGAAGGTCGGCTCTGGCAAAAGCTCTCTGCTTGCAGCCATCACTGGAGAGCTTATTAA ACAAGGAGGACGAGTGTATGTTTGTGACCTGGAGCAAGGATTTGGTCTGGCCACACAGGAGCCTTGGATACAGTTTACCACTGTCCGTGAGAACATCCTTTTTGGGCGGGAATATGACGCCAGGCTGTACGAGGAGGTGGTGGAGGCCTGTGCCCTCTCCGAGGACCTGAAC ATTTTACCAGCAGGTGACCAGACAGAGGTGGGTGAAAATGGTGTGACACTCAGTGGGGGACAGAAGGCTCGAATAGCACTTGCCAGAGCCGTTTACCAG GAGAAAGAGCTTTACCTCCTTGATGATCCCCTGGCTGCTGTTGATGCAGATGTAGCCAACCATCTTATGCAGAAATGCATTCTTGGAGTTCTCAAACACAAGACCAGGATCCTTTGCACCCACAGAACAGAGTTTTTGGAGAAGGCTGATGCCTTGTTGTTGATAGACAATGGCACAATAGTTAAGACAG GCACACCAGCTGATATCTTGCCACTTGTGGAAGCCTTCCCCAAGTTCAAGCATATGGACAAGAGGCAGAAGGATAAAG CCCCTGATGAACAGGGTCAAGAAGAGGCCATAGAGACAGAGGCAGATGAATCAACACAAAACAATTATCTCATccacaaggaggaagagaagaaagaaggggcAGTGGCTTTTCAGGTGTACAAGGCATATTGGATGGCAGTGGGCAGCTGCTTGGCGTTATCCATCCTCTTCTCACTGCTCCTGATGCAAG CATCCAGAAATATCTCAGATTGGTGGTTGTCACACTGGATCTCCAGCATATCCCAGACAGCAAATACCTCAGTGATGGTCTGCTCAACTTCCCCGCCTTCCCCGGAGCTGCTTCTCTTCTCCGTTGTTGGGCTTGT CTCCCCCATTCAAGCTCTGGACACCACCCCAGTCCCTTCCAATGGCTCACTGGATGTGAATTTCTACCTGATAGTTTATGGGAGCATTGCAGGGGCCAACTCCCTCTTCACCATTCTTCGGGCCTTCCTGTTTGCTTACGGTACTATCTGTGCCGCCACTGTCATTCACAACCGACTGCTTCAGAGGGCTCTGAAG GCCACAGTCACCTTCTTTGACACCACACCAACAGGCCGGATCCTGAACCGCTTCTCCTCAGACCTGTACTGCGTGGATGACAGCCTGCCATTTATCCTCAACATCTTCCTGGCCAACATGTACGGGCTACTGGGCATGCTGGTGATAATCACCTATGGCCTCCCTTGGATTGGTCTGGTCTTACTCCCTCTGGCTGCCCTCTACTTCTCCATCCAGCGCTATTACCGGCGCACGTCCCGGGAGCTCAAGCGCCTTTATAGTGTCACCCTGTCTCCTATTTACACTCACTTCTCAGAGACCCTCTCGGGACTGAGCAGCATCAGAGCCATGCGGGCAACACAAAG GTTTGAGTTGGAGAATCAGCTGCGCCTGGAGCAGAACCAGCGCTGCCTCTTTGCCAGCAATACAGCGATGCAGTGGCTGGACATCCGCTTGCAGATGATTGGGGTCGCTGTGGTTACTGCTATTGCAGGAATTGCCATCATCCAGCACCAGAAGCAACTGGGAAATCCAG GACTTGTGGGCCTGGCGCTCTCATATGCCCTGTCTGTCACAAACCTGCTCTCAGGCCTCATTTCCAGCTTCACTCTGACAGAGACCATGATGGTGAGTGTGGAGCGGACAGAGGAATACACCACAGACATCCCCACGGAGCCCCAGGATAAACTGGTCCAG GTTGCTGCTGACTGGCCAAGCCAGGGGCTTGTGGAGTTCCAGCAAGTAGTCCTGGCCTACAGAGCGGGCTTGCCTAATGCACTTGATGGTGTGAGCTTCACCGTTTACCCCGGGGAGAAGGTGGGGATTGTGGGTCGCACAGGATCTGGAAAATCCACCCTTTTCTTGGCCCTTTTCCGCATGCTGGAGCTGAAATCAGGCCGGATTCTCCTGGATGGTGTTGACAGCCAGCTGGTGGGCTTGGAGGAGCTGAG ATCTAGGCTGGCCATCATCCCCCAGGATCCGTTTTTGTTCAGTGGCTCAATTCGAGAGAACCTGGACCCCCAGGGAAAACGGACAGATGCTGAGCTCCACGAGGTGCTAGAGCAGTGCCACCTGCAGGATGCTGTTACTCAGATGG GTGGATTGGACAGCGagctgggagagaggggaaagagtcTATCCCTGGGCCAGAGACAGCTGGTGTGTCTGGCAAGAGCCCTCCTGACGCAGGCCAAG GTGCTGTGCATCGATGAGGCCACAGCCAGCGTGGATCAGAAGACAgaccagctgctgcagcagaccATCCGCCAGCGCTTCGCTGACAAAACTGTTTTGACAATTGCTCACAG GCTGAACACCATCTTGGACTCAGACCGCGTGCTGGTGATGCAAGCTGGGAAAGTGGCAGAGCTGGATTCACCCACCCGCCTAAGCCAGAAAGATGGCTCCTTGTTCCAGCGCCTCCTGCACAGCGGGCAGCAGTGA
- the ABCC10 gene encoding ATP-binding cassette sub-family C member 10 isoform X2: MAAPGRRVGCYYLKLMTEFLCGIRVIKFYAWEKHLSTRINACRAKELQKLRAIKYLDAVCVYLWAALPVVVSIAIFITYVLLGHQLTATKVFTALALVGMLILPLNSFPWVLNGTLEAKVSLDRIQRFLELVDQDLEAYYALDSPSGTAAAVEMQCAAFSWAPVEEESTRQPLSTGTLQLHVENLSVRKGMLLGVVGKVGSGKSSLLAAITGELIKQGGRVYVCDLEQGFGLATQEPWIQFTTVRENILFGREYDARLYEEVVEACALSEDLNILPAGDQTEVGENGVTLSGGQKARIALARAVYQEKELYLLDDPLAAVDADVANHLMQKCILGVLKHKTRILCTHRTEFLEKADALLLIDNGTIVKTGTPADILPLVEAFPKFKHMDKRQKDKAPDEQGQEEAIETEADESTQNNYLIHKEEEKKEGAVAFQVYKAYWMAVGSCLALSILFSLLLMQASRNISDWWLSHWISSISQTANTSVMVCSTSPPSPELLLFSVVGLVSPIQALDTTPVPSNGSLDVNFYLIVYGSIAGANSLFTILRAFLFAYGTICAATVIHNRLLQRALKATVTFFDTTPTGRILNRFSSDLYCVDDSLPFILNIFLANMYGLLGMLVIITYGLPWIGLVLLPLAALYFSIQRYYRRTSRELKRLYSVTLSPIYTHFSETLSGLSSIRAMRATQRFELENQLRLEQNQRCLFASNTAMQWLDIRLQMIGVAVVTAIAGIAIIQHQKQLGNPGLVGLALSYALSVTNLLSGLISSFTLTETMMVSVERTEEYTTDIPTEPQDKLVQVAADWPSQGLVEFQQVVLAYRAGLPNALDGVSFTVYPGEKVGIVGRTGSGKSTLFLALFRMLELKSGRILLDGVDSQLVGLEELRSRLAIIPQDPFLFSGSIRENLDPQGKRTDAELHEVLEQCHLQDAVTQMGGLDSELGERGKSLSLGQRQLVCLARALLTQAKVLCIDEATASVDQKTDQLLQQTIRQRFADKTVLTIAHRLNTILDSDRVLVMQAGKVAELDSPTRLSQKDGSLFQRLLHSGQQ, translated from the exons ATGGCAGCACCGGGCCGGAGAGTCGGGTGTTATTATCTCAAG CTAATGACAGAGTTCCTGTGTGGCATTCGTGTGATCAAGTTTTATGCCTGGGAGAAGCACCTCAGCACCAGGATAAATGCCTGCCGGGCTAAAGAGCTGCAGAAGTTACGAGCCATCAAGTACTTGGATGCTGTGTGCGTGTATCTGTGGGCAGCACTGCCTGTTGTTGTCTCCATTGCCATCTTCATCACCTATGTCCTGTTGGGTCACCAGCTCACTGCCACGAAG GTGTTCACAGCATTGGCCCTTGTTGGGATGCTTATTCTCCCCCTCAACAGCTTCCCATGGGTGTTGAATGGGACCTTGGAAGCCAAAGTTTCCCTGGATCGAATCCAGCGTTTCCTTGAACTCGTGGACCAGGACCTGGAAGCTTATTATGCCCTAG ATAGCCCTTCAGGTACTGCTGCTGCCGTGGAGATGCAATGTGCAGCCTTCTCATGGGCACCAGTTGAGGAGGAAAGCACCAGGCAGCCCTTATCCACAGGCACTCTGCAACTGCACGTTGAGAACCTGTCAGTGAGGAAG GGGATGCTCCTGGGGGTTGTTGGGAAGGTCGGCTCTGGCAAAAGCTCTCTGCTTGCAGCCATCACTGGAGAGCTTATTAA ACAAGGAGGACGAGTGTATGTTTGTGACCTGGAGCAAGGATTTGGTCTGGCCACACAGGAGCCTTGGATACAGTTTACCACTGTCCGTGAGAACATCCTTTTTGGGCGGGAATATGACGCCAGGCTGTACGAGGAGGTGGTGGAGGCCTGTGCCCTCTCCGAGGACCTGAAC ATTTTACCAGCAGGTGACCAGACAGAGGTGGGTGAAAATGGTGTGACACTCAGTGGGGGACAGAAGGCTCGAATAGCACTTGCCAGAGCCGTTTACCAG GAGAAAGAGCTTTACCTCCTTGATGATCCCCTGGCTGCTGTTGATGCAGATGTAGCCAACCATCTTATGCAGAAATGCATTCTTGGAGTTCTCAAACACAAGACCAGGATCCTTTGCACCCACAGAACAGAGTTTTTGGAGAAGGCTGATGCCTTGTTGTTGATAGACAATGGCACAATAGTTAAGACAG GCACACCAGCTGATATCTTGCCACTTGTGGAAGCCTTCCCCAAGTTCAAGCATATGGACAAGAGGCAGAAGGATAAAG CCCCTGATGAACAGGGTCAAGAAGAGGCCATAGAGACAGAGGCAGATGAATCAACACAAAACAATTATCTCATccacaaggaggaagagaagaaagaaggggcAGTGGCTTTTCAGGTGTACAAGGCATATTGGATGGCAGTGGGCAGCTGCTTGGCGTTATCCATCCTCTTCTCACTGCTCCTGATGCAAG CATCCAGAAATATCTCAGATTGGTGGTTGTCACACTGGATCTCCAGCATATCCCAGACAGCAAATACCTCAGTGATGGTCTGCTCAACTTCCCCGCCTTCCCCGGAGCTGCTTCTCTTCTCCGTTGTTGGGCTTGT CTCCCCCATTCAAGCTCTGGACACCACCCCAGTCCCTTCCAATGGCTCACTGGATGTGAATTTCTACCTGATAGTTTATGGGAGCATTGCAGGGGCCAACTCCCTCTTCACCATTCTTCGGGCCTTCCTGTTTGCTTACGGTACTATCTGTGCCGCCACTGTCATTCACAACCGACTGCTTCAGAGGGCTCTGAAG GCCACAGTCACCTTCTTTGACACCACACCAACAGGCCGGATCCTGAACCGCTTCTCCTCAGACCTGTACTGCGTGGATGACAGCCTGCCATTTATCCTCAACATCTTCCTGGCCAACATGTACGGGCTACTGGGCATGCTGGTGATAATCACCTATGGCCTCCCTTGGATTGGTCTGGTCTTACTCCCTCTGGCTGCCCTCTACTTCTCCATCCAGCGCTATTACCGGCGCACGTCCCGGGAGCTCAAGCGCCTTTATAGTGTCACCCTGTCTCCTATTTACACTCACTTCTCAGAGACCCTCTCGGGACTGAGCAGCATCAGAGCCATGCGGGCAACACAAAG GTTTGAGTTGGAGAATCAGCTGCGCCTGGAGCAGAACCAGCGCTGCCTCTTTGCCAGCAATACAGCGATGCAGTGGCTGGACATCCGCTTGCAGATGATTGGGGTCGCTGTGGTTACTGCTATTGCAGGAATTGCCATCATCCAGCACCAGAAGCAACTGGGAAATCCAG GACTTGTGGGCCTGGCGCTCTCATATGCCCTGTCTGTCACAAACCTGCTCTCAGGCCTCATTTCCAGCTTCACTCTGACAGAGACCATGATGGTGAGTGTGGAGCGGACAGAGGAATACACCACAGACATCCCCACGGAGCCCCAGGATAAACTGGTCCAG GTTGCTGCTGACTGGCCAAGCCAGGGGCTTGTGGAGTTCCAGCAAGTAGTCCTGGCCTACAGAGCGGGCTTGCCTAATGCACTTGATGGTGTGAGCTTCACCGTTTACCCCGGGGAGAAGGTGGGGATTGTGGGTCGCACAGGATCTGGAAAATCCACCCTTTTCTTGGCCCTTTTCCGCATGCTGGAGCTGAAATCAGGCCGGATTCTCCTGGATGGTGTTGACAGCCAGCTGGTGGGCTTGGAGGAGCTGAG ATCTAGGCTGGCCATCATCCCCCAGGATCCGTTTTTGTTCAGTGGCTCAATTCGAGAGAACCTGGACCCCCAGGGAAAACGGACAGATGCTGAGCTCCACGAGGTGCTAGAGCAGTGCCACCTGCAGGATGCTGTTACTCAGATGG GTGGATTGGACAGCGagctgggagagaggggaaagagtcTATCCCTGGGCCAGAGACAGCTGGTGTGTCTGGCAAGAGCCCTCCTGACGCAGGCCAAG GTGCTGTGCATCGATGAGGCCACAGCCAGCGTGGATCAGAAGACAgaccagctgctgcagcagaccATCCGCCAGCGCTTCGCTGACAAAACTGTTTTGACAATTGCTCACAG GCTGAACACCATCTTGGACTCAGACCGCGTGCTGGTGATGCAAGCTGGGAAAGTGGCAGAGCTGGATTCACCCACCCGCCTAAGCCAGAAAGATGGCTCCTTGTTCCAGCGCCTCCTGCACAGCGGGCAGCAGTGA